The nucleotide window ATGATTGTACCAACTCTTAAAAATATTGTTTTTATCTCTTTTGCACTGGCTCCCATTGATAAAAGTAGGGCGATTTCTTTTCTTCTACTCATAACTGTCATTAGAAGTGATGAAATAATATTTAGTGAAGCTACTAAAATGATTAGCATTAAAACTATAAACAAAGCTGTTTTTTCCATTTTCATAGCTGCAAAGAAGTTACCATTTTGCTGCCACCAACCAACAATTCCTGTATTTGTATTTTGTAATGAAATTTTTAATTTTTCAATATCGGCAAAAGCATCTTCTGAATAGATATGTATCCCATCATAAATATTTGGTTCTTTTTTTAATAAAGTTTGTAAAGAGTCAATTGTTGTGTACATATAAGCTTTATCATAAGCATTTAAGCCAGAAGTAAACGAAGTAAGATAAGTAAATCTTTTCATTTTTGGCATCATTGAAAAACCAGTCGGATTTAATTCTGTAAAATATAAAGTAGTTTTAACGCCATTGTTTAAATATAATTTATCAGTTATTCCAGAACCTGTAATTACATCATATTTATTTATTAACAAATCCCCAATAGCCTCTTTAAAAATATGATTAATTTGTGCTTCTTTTTCAGGAATTACACCAAAAATCATTCCTCCACTCATTATGTCACCATTTTGAATAATAGCTTGTGATGAAACAAAAGGAGAGAATTTTAAATAAGGATATTCTTTTTGAAGTTTTTCAAGTAATTCTTCATTCACTGAATTGTCAATTTTTGGATAAATTGTTAATGGATAATTCATCGTAAATAGTTTTTTTTCAAACTCTTTAGCTGTTCCATTCATAATAGCCATAGAAAGAATTAAAACCATAACACCAATAGAAACTCCTATAAATGCTAGAATAGCACTTATAGAGATGAAAGGATTTTTTTTATCAAATCTTAGATATTTTTTTACAATAAAATTGACTAATTTTTTATTCAAATTAGTTTCCTGCTACTAAACCAATTTTTGGGCCACTTTTCCCACAACATTGTTTATATTTCAATCCACTTCCACAAGGACAAGGTTCATTTCTAGCAATTTTTTTATCACTATTTCGTACAGCTTCTTGTGCAATATTTGTAGTTATATGCTCTGTTGCTTCTTCCATTTGTTCTTTCATTCTTGCAATTGCTTCTTGTTCTTTTTCTCTGTCTTCATTTGATTGAAGTTGAATAGTAAATAAAATTTTGATAATTTCATGTTTAATATTTGAAATTAATTCTATAAACATATTATATGACTCTTTTTTATATTCAACAAGTGGATCTTTTTGGTTATAACCTCGAAGACCAATTCCTGCTTTTAAAGTATCCATAGCATATAAATGTTCTCTCCAAGCATTATCTAAAATTTGTAAATATAAGATTCTTTCGATTTCACTTTTTTGTTCTGGTGCAGCCATTGACATTTTTTTAGTATAAACTTCTTTTAAAATAGAGGCTAAATTAGACTCTAAATTTTCATAAGAATCACTTTTTAATGCTTCTTCATTAACTACTAAATGTAACTCTTCTTGTAATTTACTTTTAATAAATTCATAATCAAAATCTTCTTCAGGCATACCATGAATAATATTTGCTTCACTTAATAGATTTTGTACATATTCAAGTCTATTTTCGTCAAGTTTTGAATCAATATCATAATCACTTTTTAATAAATCATTTCTAAATGTATAAATCACTTTTCTTTGTTCATTTGCAACATCATCATATTCAAGTAAGTGTTTTCTGCTTTCAAAATGCATTGATTCTACTTTTTTCTGAGCATTTTCAACAGCACGTGTAACCATTCTTGATTCGATATGTTCACCTTCTTCAATACCAAGTCTTTCCATAATTCCTTTTATTTTATCACTTCCAAAGATTCTTAAAAGATTATCTTCTAAAGATAAATAAAATTGAGATTCTCCAACATCACCTTGACGTCCAGATCTTCCTCTTAATTGGTTATCAATTCTTCTAGATTCATGTCTTTCAGTTCCAATAATTGCTAAACCACCTAAATCTAAAATCTCTTGTGTAAGTTTAATATCAACTCCCCGTCCAGCCATATTTGTTGCAATTGTAACTGCACCTTTTTGACCAGCATCAGCAATAATTTTCCCTTCTTTTTCATGTTGTTTTGCATTTAAAACTGTATGAGGGATTTTTTTATCAACTAAAATTTTATGTAGTTTTTCTGATTTTTCAATTGAAGCAGTTCCCACAAGAACAGGTTGACCTTTTTCATGAAATTCTTTGATTTTATTGCAAACAGCTTCAAATTTTTCTTTTTCACTTTTATAAATTAAATCATTTTTATCTATTCTTTGAACAGGAACATTTGTAGGAATAGAAACAACATCAAGGTTATAAATTTCCGCAAATTCTGTAGCTTCTGTTTGAGCTGTTCCTGTCATACCAGCTAATTTTTTATACATTCTAAAATAATTTTGGAATGTAATATCTGCTAAAGTTTGTGATTCATCCTGAATTGCTACACCTTCTTTTGCTTCAAGTGCTTGGTGTAATCCTTCACTAAATCTTCTTCCTTCACTTAATCTTCCTGTAAATTCATCAACAATTACAATTTGATTATCTTTTACAACATAATCAACATCTTTTTCAAAGATATAGTTTGCTTTTAAAGCTTGATCAAGAGAGTGAGAAAGCATTGCATTTTCAAGTGAATAAAGATTATCTACACCAAAAAGTTTTTCGGCATTTTCATGCCCTTGTTCTGTAAGCGTAACAGCTCTATTTTTTTCATCAACTATAAAATCACCAGTTGTTGATGGTTTTTCAGAAGAATTTTTTGGTTCTATTAATTTACCAAGTTCAAGTTTTAAAGCTATTTCATTTGCTTTTACATAATTTGAATTTTTGTGATTTGTTGGACCTGAAATAATAAGTGGAGTTCTTGCTTCATCAATTAAAATTGAGTCAACTTCATCTACAATTACAAAGTTATGTTCTCTTTGAACTTTTTCATTGATATCGTAATTCATATTATCTCTTAGATAATCAAATCCAAATTCATTGTTTGTACCGTATGTTATATCACAAGCATATTGAGCACGTCTTTCTTCATCATTTCTTAATCCACCAACAATTGCTCCAACGCTATAGCCTAAAAAATTATATAAAGGTGTTAATTCATTAGCATCTCTAGCAGCAAGATAGTCATTTACTGTTACAACATGAACACCTTTTCCAGTTAGTGCATTTAATGCAACTGCAAGTGAACCAACCAAAGTTTTACCTTCTCCTGTTTTCATCTCTGCAATTCTTCCATCATGTAAAACCATTGCTCCAATTAATTGAACATCATAAGGTCTCATTCCAAGGGCTCTTTTACTAGCTTCTCTTGTAATTGCAAAAGATTCAAACAATACGTCATTTAATGATTTTTCTTCTTTTTGTACAAGCTCTTTTAGCTTATTGAATTCATTTTTTAGTTCATCATCACTTAAATTTTCATATTTACTTTCTAAAGCTGTAATTGATTCAGCTTTCTTTCTATATTTTTTTACTTCTCTATCATTTCTTGTACCAAAAATTTTTGAAAAAACATTTAACATAAAATTAGTTCCTTTTCGTTATAATCGCAAGATTATATAAAAAAAAAGGTTAAAGTATGTTTTATAAATCGCTAATTTTATTAGTACTCTTTTGTATTTCTTGTGTAGCTTCGAGTGATATAAGAAATTTAGACTCATTTAAAGCAAGTTTTACTCAGATTATTACATCAAGTTCTAATAATATTATTGAATATAAAGGTGAAGTTTTTATCAAAAAAAGTGGGAAAATTTTATGGAAATATGAAACACCAGTTGTTAAAAATGTGTACATAAATAACGACTTCGCAATAGTTGATGAACCAGAACTCGAACAAGCAATATTTACTCAATTAGAAAGTGAAATAAATATAATAAAATTATTAAATACTTCTAAAAAAATGGATAATGATACTTACTCTACAAATATAGATGATGTTGAGTATTTAATTACATTATCAAAAAATGATGAAAAAATCAAAGAAAT belongs to Arcobacter defluvii and includes:
- a CDS encoding ABC transporter permease — its product is MNKKLVNFIVKKYLRFDKKNPFISISAILAFIGVSIGVMVLILSMAIMNGTAKEFEKKLFTMNYPLTIYPKIDNSVNEELLEKLQKEYPYLKFSPFVSSQAIIQNGDIMSGGMIFGVIPEKEAQINHIFKEAIGDLLINKYDVITGSGITDKLYLNNGVKTTLYFTELNPTGFSMMPKMKRFTYLTSFTSGLNAYDKAYMYTTIDSLQTLLKKEPNIYDGIHIYSEDAFADIEKLKISLQNTNTGIVGWWQQNGNFFAAMKMEKTALFIVLMLIILVASLNIISSLLMTVMSRRKEIALLLSMGASAKEIKTIFLRVGTIIGFSGILTGIALGFFGYWLLDNFDIVTLPADVYGSAKLPLDLALTDFVSIIIGAVIIVLISSYYPASKATNIDVIDVLRNE
- the secA gene encoding preprotein translocase subunit SecA, whose amino-acid sequence is MLNVFSKIFGTRNDREVKKYRKKAESITALESKYENLSDDELKNEFNKLKELVQKEEKSLNDVLFESFAITREASKRALGMRPYDVQLIGAMVLHDGRIAEMKTGEGKTLVGSLAVALNALTGKGVHVVTVNDYLAARDANELTPLYNFLGYSVGAIVGGLRNDEERRAQYACDITYGTNNEFGFDYLRDNMNYDINEKVQREHNFVIVDEVDSILIDEARTPLIISGPTNHKNSNYVKANEIALKLELGKLIEPKNSSEKPSTTGDFIVDEKNRAVTLTEQGHENAEKLFGVDNLYSLENAMLSHSLDQALKANYIFEKDVDYVVKDNQIVIVDEFTGRLSEGRRFSEGLHQALEAKEGVAIQDESQTLADITFQNYFRMYKKLAGMTGTAQTEATEFAEIYNLDVVSIPTNVPVQRIDKNDLIYKSEKEKFEAVCNKIKEFHEKGQPVLVGTASIEKSEKLHKILVDKKIPHTVLNAKQHEKEGKIIADAGQKGAVTIATNMAGRGVDIKLTQEILDLGGLAIIGTERHESRRIDNQLRGRSGRQGDVGESQFYLSLEDNLLRIFGSDKIKGIMERLGIEEGEHIESRMVTRAVENAQKKVESMHFESRKHLLEYDDVANEQRKVIYTFRNDLLKSDYDIDSKLDENRLEYVQNLLSEANIIHGMPEEDFDYEFIKSKLQEELHLVVNEEALKSDSYENLESNLASILKEVYTKKMSMAAPEQKSEIERILYLQILDNAWREHLYAMDTLKAGIGLRGYNQKDPLVEYKKESYNMFIELISNIKHEIIKILFTIQLQSNEDREKEQEAIARMKEQMEEATEHITTNIAQEAVRNSDKKIARNEPCPCGSGLKYKQCCGKSGPKIGLVAGN
- the lolA gene encoding LolA-like outer membrane lipoprotein chaperone, coding for MFYKSLILLVLFCISCVASSDIRNLDSFKASFTQIITSSSNNIIEYKGEVFIKKSGKILWKYETPVVKNVYINNDFAIVDEPELEQAIFTQLESEINIIKLLNTSKKMDNDTYSTNIDDVEYLITLSKNDEKIKEIKYKDKLENNVEIKFSNVIQNGEISDEIFKFIVPEYYDIIRK